In Herbaspirillum seropedicae, a single window of DNA contains:
- a CDS encoding Kdo hydroxylase family protein, whose product MESQIIEIGLTEWQADNPHQEWITALEAGKVLYFPRLGFQLLESERALLDPAVRDPKVRNISLDARGHIKGAAGDAEQQLALAAMVGRFREQALGLVHSLLPKYSDALRVAPTSYRPMQVETRAQSWRADDRRMHVDAFPSRPNYGERILRVFTNINPDGVPRVWRVGEPFETVARRFLPRAKPYVRWQASVLKALHVTKSLRSEYDHLMLQLHDGMKGDMQYQQDAQQVTMPFAAGSVWICFSDQASHAVMSGQYMMEQTLHLAPERQYDPQSSPLAILTRLVGHPLV is encoded by the coding sequence ATGGAATCGCAAATCATCGAGATCGGCCTGACCGAATGGCAGGCTGACAACCCCCATCAGGAGTGGATCACCGCGCTGGAAGCCGGCAAGGTGCTGTATTTCCCGCGCCTTGGCTTCCAGTTGCTGGAGTCCGAGCGCGCGCTGCTGGATCCGGCCGTGCGCGACCCCAAGGTCCGCAACATCAGCCTGGACGCCCGCGGCCACATCAAGGGCGCCGCTGGCGACGCCGAGCAGCAGTTGGCGCTGGCCGCCATGGTCGGACGTTTCCGCGAGCAGGCGCTTGGGCTGGTGCATTCCCTGCTGCCCAAATACAGCGACGCGCTGCGGGTAGCGCCCACCAGCTACCGCCCGATGCAGGTCGAGACCCGCGCCCAGTCCTGGCGTGCCGATGACCGCCGCATGCATGTGGATGCCTTTCCCTCCCGTCCCAACTATGGTGAGCGCATCCTGCGCGTGTTCACCAATATCAATCCCGACGGTGTGCCGCGGGTCTGGCGCGTCGGCGAGCCGTTCGAGACCGTGGCCCGGCGCTTCCTGCCGCGCGCCAAGCCCTATGTGCGCTGGCAGGCCAGCGTGCTGAAGGCTTTGCATGTCACCAAGTCCTTGCGCAGCGAGTACGACCACCTGATGCTGCAATTGCATGACGGCATGAAGGGCGACATGCAGTACCAGCAGGACGCCCAGCAGGTCACCATGCCCTTTGCTGCCGGCTCGGTCTGGATCTGTTTCTCGGACCAGGCTTCCCACGCGGTGATGTCTGGCCAGTACATGATGGAGCAGACCCTGCACCTGGCCCCGGAGCGGCAGTACGATCCGCAATCCAGTCCGCTGGCCATCCTGACGCGCCTGGTCGGCCATCCGTTGGTCTGA
- a CDS encoding TetR family transcriptional regulator → MARSTKEEALETRSRILDAAEQVFHERGVSQTSLADVAKAAEVTRGAIYWHFKNKSDLFDAMCERVRLPMEAVLEENASPQVEDPLGQFLRSGVYVLTMAATDERCRRVFDIIFNKCEFADAHDPILIRQRECHVDGMLRLEQILGNAVARGQLPATLDIRLACLMTHATFSGLLTDWFFSPDSFDLVSEGERVLAASMHALKTAPSLQRR, encoded by the coding sequence ATGGCCCGTTCCACCAAGGAAGAAGCGCTCGAAACCCGCTCCCGCATCCTGGATGCGGCCGAGCAGGTGTTCCACGAGCGTGGCGTCTCCCAGACCTCACTGGCCGACGTGGCCAAGGCCGCCGAGGTCACGCGCGGGGCGATCTACTGGCATTTCAAGAACAAGAGCGACCTGTTTGACGCCATGTGCGAACGGGTGCGGCTGCCGATGGAAGCGGTGCTGGAAGAGAACGCCAGTCCCCAGGTAGAGGACCCGCTGGGGCAGTTCCTGCGCAGCGGCGTTTACGTGCTGACCATGGCCGCCACCGACGAGCGCTGCCGGCGGGTGTTCGACATCATTTTCAACAAATGCGAATTCGCGGATGCCCATGATCCCATCCTCATCCGCCAGCGCGAATGCCATGTGGATGGCATGCTGCGGCTGGAGCAGATCCTGGGCAATGCCGTAGCGCGCGGCCAGTTGCCTGCCACGCTGGATATTCGGCTGGCCTGCCTGATGACGCACGCCACCTTCAGTGGGTTATTGACGGATTGGTTCTTTTCACCGGACAGTTTCGACCTGGTCAGCGAAGGGGAGCGGGTGCTGGCAGCGTCCATGCACGCGCTGAAGACCGCGCCGTCGCTGCAACGTCGCTGA
- a CDS encoding efflux RND transporter permease subunit: MGKFFIDRPVFAWVLAIFIMLAGALAITGLPVSQYPNIAPPTIVVTATYPGATAQTLDDSVTSLIEQEMNGADGLQYIESQSQANGQVQITITFSPETNPDLAAVDVQNRLKRVEARLPAAVTQQGVQVTKSRSNFLLFIGLSSTDGKLDPVALGDYLSRNVLNEIKRVPGVGQAQLFGTERAMRIWIDPNKLIGLNLTPADVTAAIQAQNALVAGGTLGALPSPGTQQIAATVVVNGQLTSPEQFGNIILRANANGATVRLRDVARVEVGGQSYDTSGRLDGKPSSFIGVQLSPTANALGTATAVHKKMEELAKYFPTGVKYTIPYDTSKFVKISIEEVVKTLIEAIVLVFLVMFLFLQNIRYTIIPTIVVPVALLGTFATLLLFGFSINVLTMFGMVLAIGILVDDAIVVVENVERIMSEEGLSPADATRKAMGQISGALIGITLVLIAVFIPMAFFGGAVGAIYRQFSLSMVASMVFSVLMAFTLTPALCATILKPVEKGHHHEKKGFFGWFNRKFNSTASGYQGIIGGMLNKAGRYMIVYVLIVACVGLLYVRLPASFLPNEDQGYIITNVQLPPGASTSRTTAVVKQIEEYYLKDPAVEHAIAVLGYSFSGNGQNAALVFTPLKDWSQRDKSQSADAIAGKAFGAFSQIKDAIVFPLNPPPIPELGNATGFTFRLQDRAGLGHTALVQARNQILGMASQSKVLAGVRPEGLEDAPQLQLDIDRDKANALGVPFSTINSVLSTALGSSYVNDFPNLGRQQRVIVQADAKRRLQPEDLTNLYARNSSGTMVPFSAFVTAKWINGPVQLIRYNGYPAMKIAGGAAPGRSTGEAMAEMESFVAKLPPGFGFEWTGQSLEEKTSGNQAPALYALSLIAVFLVLAALYESTSIPLAVMLVVPLGILGALLGVTLRAMPNDVYFKVGMIAVVGLSAKNAILIIEFAKDLQAQGKGLIEATLEAVHLRFRPIIMTSLAFILGVLPLAIASGAGSASQRAIGTGVMGGMITATVLAVFLVPIFFVVVRKIFKGSERQRKFDAEHSPKINSGE; this comes from the coding sequence ATGGGAAAGTTCTTTATTGATCGCCCCGTATTTGCGTGGGTGCTAGCGATCTTCATCATGTTGGCCGGCGCGCTGGCCATCACCGGCCTGCCGGTGTCCCAGTACCCCAACATTGCGCCGCCGACCATCGTGGTCACGGCCACTTATCCGGGTGCTACCGCGCAGACCCTGGACGATTCGGTGACCAGCCTGATCGAACAGGAAATGAACGGCGCCGATGGCCTGCAATACATCGAGTCGCAAAGCCAGGCCAACGGCCAGGTGCAGATCACCATCACCTTCTCGCCGGAAACCAATCCGGACCTGGCGGCGGTGGATGTGCAGAACCGCCTGAAGCGCGTCGAAGCACGCCTGCCGGCGGCGGTGACGCAACAGGGTGTGCAGGTGACCAAGTCGCGTTCCAACTTCCTGCTCTTCATCGGCCTGTCCTCCACCGATGGCAAGCTCGATCCGGTGGCGCTGGGTGACTATCTGTCCCGTAACGTCTTGAACGAAATCAAGCGTGTGCCAGGCGTGGGCCAGGCGCAGCTGTTCGGCACCGAGCGCGCCATGCGCATCTGGATCGATCCGAACAAGCTGATCGGGCTCAACCTCACCCCGGCCGACGTGACTGCCGCCATCCAGGCGCAGAACGCCCTGGTGGCCGGTGGTACGCTGGGAGCACTGCCCAGCCCGGGAACGCAGCAGATCGCCGCCACCGTGGTGGTGAACGGCCAGCTGACCTCGCCTGAGCAGTTCGGCAATATCATCCTGCGCGCCAACGCCAATGGCGCCACGGTGCGCCTGCGCGATGTCGCCCGGGTCGAAGTGGGTGGCCAGAGCTATGACACCTCCGGTCGTCTCGATGGCAAGCCCTCCTCCTTCATCGGCGTGCAGCTCTCGCCCACCGCCAACGCGCTGGGGACCGCTACGGCTGTGCACAAGAAGATGGAAGAGCTGGCCAAGTACTTCCCGACCGGCGTGAAGTACACCATCCCGTACGACACCTCCAAGTTCGTCAAGATCTCCATCGAGGAAGTCGTCAAGACCCTGATCGAAGCGATCGTGCTGGTGTTCCTGGTGATGTTCCTGTTCCTGCAGAACATCCGCTACACCATCATTCCTACCATCGTGGTGCCGGTGGCGCTGCTGGGTACCTTTGCCACGCTGCTGCTGTTCGGCTTCTCGATCAACGTGCTGACCATGTTCGGCATGGTGCTGGCCATCGGTATCCTGGTCGACGATGCGATCGTGGTGGTGGAAAACGTCGAACGGATCATGAGCGAAGAAGGTCTTTCGCCGGCTGACGCTACCCGCAAGGCCATGGGACAGATCAGCGGCGCGCTGATCGGTATTACCCTGGTGCTGATCGCGGTCTTTATCCCGATGGCCTTCTTCGGCGGCGCCGTGGGCGCGATCTATCGCCAGTTCTCGCTGTCGATGGTGGCCTCCATGGTGTTCTCGGTGCTGATGGCCTTCACCCTCACGCCGGCGCTGTGCGCAACCATCTTGAAGCCCGTGGAAAAGGGTCATCACCACGAGAAGAAGGGTTTCTTTGGCTGGTTCAACCGCAAGTTCAACAGCACTGCCAGCGGCTACCAGGGCATTATCGGCGGCATGCTCAACAAGGCCGGCCGCTACATGATCGTGTATGTACTGATCGTGGCCTGCGTAGGCCTGCTGTATGTGCGTCTGCCGGCCTCCTTCCTGCCCAACGAAGACCAGGGCTACATCATCACCAACGTGCAGCTGCCGCCTGGCGCCAGCACTTCGCGCACGACGGCCGTGGTCAAGCAGATCGAAGAGTACTACCTCAAGGACCCGGCGGTGGAGCATGCCATTGCCGTGCTGGGCTACTCGTTCTCGGGTAACGGTCAGAACGCTGCGTTGGTGTTTACGCCGCTGAAGGACTGGTCGCAGCGCGACAAGTCGCAGTCCGCTGACGCCATTGCGGGCAAGGCTTTTGGCGCCTTCTCGCAGATCAAGGATGCGATCGTGTTCCCGCTGAACCCGCCACCGATTCCGGAACTGGGTAACGCCACCGGCTTCACCTTCCGTCTGCAGGATCGTGCTGGCCTGGGTCACACCGCACTGGTGCAGGCCCGCAACCAGATCCTGGGCATGGCGTCGCAGAGCAAGGTGCTGGCAGGGGTGCGTCCGGAAGGCCTGGAAGATGCGCCGCAGCTGCAACTGGACATCGACCGCGACAAGGCCAATGCGCTGGGTGTGCCGTTCTCGACGATCAACAGCGTGCTCTCCACGGCGCTGGGCTCGTCCTATGTGAACGACTTCCCCAATCTGGGCCGCCAGCAGCGCGTGATCGTGCAGGCTGATGCCAAGCGCCGCCTGCAGCCGGAAGACCTGACCAACCTGTACGCCCGCAATTCCAGCGGCACCATGGTGCCCTTCTCGGCCTTCGTGACCGCCAAGTGGATCAACGGCCCCGTGCAACTGATCCGCTACAACGGCTACCCGGCCATGAAGATCGCCGGCGGTGCAGCACCTGGCCGCAGTACCGGTGAAGCCATGGCCGAGATGGAGTCCTTCGTGGCCAAGCTGCCGCCGGGCTTCGGTTTCGAATGGACTGGCCAGTCGCTGGAAGAAAAGACCTCCGGCAACCAGGCTCCGGCCCTGTACGCGCTGTCGCTGATCGCGGTGTTCCTGGTGCTGGCTGCGCTGTATGAAAGCACCTCCATTCCGCTGGCGGTGATGCTGGTGGTGCCGCTGGGTATTCTCGGCGCACTCCTGGGCGTGACCCTGCGCGCCATGCCCAATGACGTGTACTTCAAGGTGGGCATGATTGCGGTGGTGGGTCTGTCGGCCAAGAACGCGATCCTGATCATCGAGTTCGCCAAGGATCTGCAAGCGCAGGGCAAGGGCTTGATCGAGGCCACACTGGAAGCGGTGCACCTGCGTTTCCGCCCGATCATCATGACCTCGCTGGCCTTCATCCTGGGCGTGCTGCCCTTGGCCATCGCCTCTGGCGCCGGTTCGGCCAGCCAGCGCGCCATTGGTACCGGCGTGATGGGCGGCATGATCACGGCGACGGTGCTGGCGGTGTTCCTGGTGCCGATCTTCTTCGTGGTCGTGCGCAAGATATTCAAGGGCAGCGAGCGTCAGCGCAAGTTTGACGCCGAGCACTCGCCCAAGATCAATAGTGGAGAATAA
- the waaA gene encoding lipid IV(A) 3-deoxy-D-manno-octulosonic acid transferase produces the protein MRWLYSALWWFAMPLVLLRLWRRGRQEPGYRAHVAERLGFYPRLPDPQARFIWVHAVSVGETRAAEPLVDALLSRYPDCKILLTCMTATGRATGAQVFGKHGARVVQSFLPYDTGWMCSRFLRHFRPLACILMETEVWPNLIRQCRRHDVPVMLANARLSERSLRRGQRFASLLRPAAEAIDVVGAQSDGDARRLLAFGARHVEVTGSLKFDVQPPMQVVERGREWKRALGERKVLLCASTREGEEVLILDALAKLGRPDWLTVIVPRHPQRFDEVAALIRARGLRLRRRSELAQDFAVEDVDVVLGDSMGEMFAYYALSDVSFIGGSLLPLGGQNLIEALALGKPVLIGEHTFNFLRITEEAVADGAAVRVGDAVELLRQWSILIAEPDRIDEMAQAALSFAQRHQGATDRSLVLLAPLLERAHARR, from the coding sequence ATGCGCTGGCTGTACAGTGCATTGTGGTGGTTCGCCATGCCGCTGGTGCTGCTGCGCCTGTGGCGCCGCGGCCGCCAGGAGCCCGGTTATCGGGCCCATGTGGCCGAACGGCTAGGGTTCTATCCGCGCCTGCCTGATCCGCAGGCGCGTTTCATCTGGGTGCATGCCGTGTCCGTGGGCGAGACCCGCGCCGCTGAGCCGCTGGTGGACGCCCTGCTTTCCCGCTACCCGGACTGCAAGATCCTGCTGACCTGCATGACCGCCACCGGCCGCGCCACCGGCGCGCAGGTGTTCGGCAAGCATGGCGCGCGGGTGGTGCAAAGCTTCCTGCCGTATGACACGGGATGGATGTGCAGCCGCTTTCTGCGCCATTTCCGGCCGCTGGCTTGCATCCTGATGGAAACCGAGGTGTGGCCGAACCTGATCCGGCAGTGCCGGCGTCATGATGTGCCCGTCATGCTGGCCAATGCCAGGTTGTCGGAGCGTTCATTGCGGCGCGGCCAGCGGTTTGCCTCCCTGTTGCGCCCGGCTGCCGAGGCCATCGACGTCGTCGGTGCGCAATCGGATGGGGATGCCCGGCGTTTGCTGGCCTTTGGTGCTCGTCATGTGGAAGTGACCGGCAGTCTCAAGTTCGATGTGCAGCCGCCCATGCAAGTGGTTGAGCGGGGCCGGGAATGGAAGCGCGCACTAGGCGAGCGCAAGGTCTTGCTGTGCGCCAGTACCCGTGAGGGTGAAGAAGTCCTGATCCTCGATGCCCTGGCCAAGCTGGGGCGGCCGGATTGGCTCACGGTCATCGTGCCGCGTCATCCGCAGCGTTTCGACGAGGTCGCCGCCTTGATCCGCGCCCGTGGGCTGAGGCTGCGCCGCCGTTCCGAACTGGCGCAGGACTTTGCCGTGGAAGATGTGGATGTGGTGCTGGGCGATTCGATGGGAGAGATGTTCGCCTACTATGCCCTTTCCGACGTCAGCTTCATCGGCGGTAGCCTCTTGCCCTTGGGTGGCCAGAACCTGATCGAGGCTCTGGCCTTGGGCAAGCCGGTGCTGATTGGCGAGCACACCTTCAATTTCCTGCGTATTACCGAAGAGGCCGTGGCCGATGGGGCGGCGGTGCGGGTGGGGGATGCGGTGGAGTTGTTGCGGCAGTGGTCCATCCTCATCGCAGAACCCGACCGTATTGATGAGATGGCGCAGGCTGCGCTGTCATTCGCCCAGCGTCATCAGGGAGCGACCGATCGGAGCCTGGTGTTGCTGGCCCCTCTGCTGGAGCGCGCTCATGCGCGCCGATAG
- a CDS encoding efflux RND transporter periplasmic adaptor subunit codes for MSSVSRFTRLTMTVAIAAALVACGQKPAAQGGPMPPSEVSVVTIAPQRVAITNELPGRVEAFRVAQVRARVAGIVQKRVFKEGSEVKEGQVLFKIDPAQYKASLESAQATLARAQANLTQTTLTAQRYKPLVEVNAVSKQEYDNAVAAQKQAEADVAAGKAAVQTASLNLGYATVTSPISGRIGRALVTEGALVGQGDATQLALVQQLDPVYVNVTQSSADLLKLQQAMAAGQLKSVGDNKASVTLELENGQAYPLPGKLLFSDISVDENTGSVSLRAEFPNPKRLLLPGTYVRAKIEQAVDEQALLVPQQAVVRDAGGSTVMVVNAENKVEPRPVKTGGARGNNWQVLDGLKEGDRVIVEGLQKVRPGATVKPVQWNPAGAPAQASGQPAKQEASAQPKAN; via the coding sequence ATGAGCTCAGTCAGTCGTTTCACGCGCCTCACCATGACCGTCGCAATCGCCGCCGCTCTGGTCGCCTGCGGACAGAAACCCGCCGCCCAGGGTGGCCCGATGCCGCCGTCCGAGGTTTCGGTGGTGACCATTGCCCCGCAACGCGTGGCCATCACCAATGAACTGCCGGGCCGGGTAGAAGCCTTCCGCGTGGCGCAAGTGCGCGCGCGCGTGGCGGGCATCGTCCAGAAGCGCGTCTTCAAGGAAGGCAGCGAGGTCAAGGAAGGCCAGGTGCTGTTCAAGATCGATCCGGCCCAGTACAAGGCCAGCCTGGAAAGCGCGCAGGCTACGCTGGCGCGCGCCCAGGCCAACCTGACCCAGACCACCCTGACCGCCCAGCGCTACAAGCCGCTGGTGGAAGTCAACGCGGTTTCCAAGCAGGAATATGACAACGCCGTGGCCGCGCAAAAGCAGGCCGAGGCCGACGTCGCTGCAGGCAAGGCTGCGGTGCAGACTGCCAGCCTGAACCTGGGTTACGCCACCGTGACTTCGCCCATCTCCGGTCGCATCGGCCGCGCGCTGGTCACCGAAGGCGCGCTGGTGGGCCAGGGGGATGCGACCCAGCTGGCGCTGGTGCAGCAGCTCGATCCGGTCTATGTGAACGTGACCCAGTCCAGCGCCGACCTGCTCAAGCTGCAGCAGGCCATGGCGGCCGGCCAGCTCAAGAGCGTGGGCGACAACAAGGCCAGCGTGACCCTGGAGCTGGAAAATGGCCAGGCTTATCCGTTGCCGGGCAAGCTGCTGTTCTCGGACATCAGCGTGGATGAAAACACCGGTTCGGTGTCGCTGCGCGCCGAGTTCCCCAACCCCAAGCGCCTGCTGCTGCCGGGCACCTATGTGCGCGCCAAGATCGAACAGGCCGTCGATGAGCAAGCCCTGCTGGTGCCGCAACAGGCAGTGGTGCGCGATGCCGGCGGTTCGACGGTGATGGTGGTCAATGCCGAGAACAAGGTCGAACCGCGTCCTGTCAAGACCGGCGGCGCGCGCGGCAACAACTGGCAGGTCCTCGATGGCTTGAAGGAAGGTGACCGCGTGATCGTGGAAGGCCTGCAAAAGGTACGTCCGGGCGCCACCGTCAAGCCGGTGCAATGGAATCCCGCGGGCGCTCCCGCACAAGCGTCTGGCCAACCGGCCAAGCAAGAGGCGAGCGCCCAACCGAAAGCTAACTAA
- the waaC gene encoding lipopolysaccharide heptosyltransferase I, whose translation MKILIVRVSSLGDVVHNMPMVADIHRHFPDAQIDWVVEEAYTGLVGLNPHVRNIIPIALRRWRKSLWSAATRAEIGAFRRQLRGERYDLVFDTQGLLKTSVVMRMARLSGDGRRIGLANATEGSGYEPISRIFHDQSIAVDRRTHAVTRARLVAAGALGYQLDPRPDFALQPAPQQRWPWMPEQDYVVFFHGTARAAKQWPQAQWIRLGQALAARGLPILLPWGSQREQQAAQQLAQAIAGATVLPALPLMQAVALVQQARLVVGLDTGLTHIAAACGKPTIELYCDSPRWKTEGNWSPSIINLGDLGSPPSEDEVLQAALQLLA comes from the coding sequence TTGAAAATCCTTATCGTCCGCGTCTCCTCGCTAGGCGACGTCGTCCATAACATGCCGATGGTCGCGGACATTCACCGTCATTTCCCTGATGCGCAGATCGACTGGGTGGTCGAGGAGGCCTATACCGGCCTGGTCGGCCTGAACCCCCATGTGCGCAATATCATCCCCATCGCCCTGCGGCGCTGGCGCAAGAGCCTGTGGTCGGCCGCCACCCGCGCCGAGATCGGCGCATTCCGTCGGCAGCTGCGGGGGGAGCGCTATGACCTGGTCTTCGATACCCAGGGCTTGCTCAAGACCAGCGTCGTGATGCGCATGGCGCGCCTGTCGGGCGATGGCCGCCGCATCGGACTGGCCAATGCCACCGAGGGCTCGGGCTATGAACCGATCTCGCGCATCTTCCATGACCAGAGCATTGCCGTGGACCGGCGCACCCATGCGGTGACCCGCGCCCGTCTGGTCGCCGCTGGCGCGCTGGGCTACCAGTTGGACCCGCGGCCCGACTTCGCCTTGCAGCCGGCGCCGCAGCAACGCTGGCCATGGATGCCCGAGCAAGACTATGTGGTGTTCTTCCACGGTACGGCGCGCGCGGCCAAGCAGTGGCCGCAGGCGCAGTGGATCAGGCTGGGCCAGGCGCTGGCCGCGCGCGGCTTGCCTATCTTGCTGCCGTGGGGCAGTCAGCGCGAGCAGCAGGCCGCCCAGCAACTGGCCCAGGCCATTGCCGGTGCGACCGTGTTGCCGGCCTTGCCCCTGATGCAGGCCGTCGCGCTGGTGCAGCAGGCCAGGCTGGTGGTGGGCCTGGATACGGGGCTCACGCATATCGCCGCAGCCTGCGGCAAGCCCACCATCGAGCTGTATTGCGATTCCCCGCGCTGGAAGACCGAGGGCAACTGGTCGCCCTCCATCATCAACCTGGGCGATCTGGGCAGCCCGCCCAGCGAAGACGAGGTGCTGCAGGCTGCCCTGCAACTGCTGGCATGA
- a CDS encoding efflux transporter outer membrane subunit — MANLSMPRSPRLLHMCAALVMAGVLGGCSLAPTYERPQAPVESSYPADAAGRAELQAVNLGWRQFFPDQRLQQLIAAALENNRDLRTAVLNIEEARAQYQIARADLLPNLNLSGNAARTRTAASQSLTGQPTISNSYQVGLAVPAYELDFFGRVRNLKDAALASYLSTEEAQKSAQISLVAQVAQAYLAERSYAEQLKLADETLKSRQSNLDLAQKRLDVGASTALDFRLTQTLVESARVAKTQLERQRAQAENALTLLVGKKIGELPPAQLLSDEKIVTDIPAGLPSDLLTNRPDIRSAEQSLLAANANIGAARAAFFPRISLTGNFGSASSTLGGLFESGSGAWSFGPSLSLPIFDFGRNSANLDLAEVRKNKAVVTYEKAIQTAFREVADALVARGSLDEQVKAQEAFLAAQQERLKLTDLRFKNGIASSLDQLDAQRDLFSAQQALIQARQLRLNNAIDLYKALGGGLNENTVSVAAKQ; from the coding sequence ATGGCTAATCTGTCGATGCCGCGCTCGCCTCGCCTGCTGCACATGTGCGCAGCGCTGGTGATGGCCGGCGTACTGGGGGGCTGCTCGCTGGCTCCCACCTATGAGCGTCCGCAAGCGCCGGTAGAATCGTCCTACCCGGCCGACGCCGCGGGCCGTGCCGAACTGCAGGCCGTCAACCTGGGCTGGCGCCAGTTCTTCCCGGACCAGCGTTTGCAGCAGCTCATCGCGGCGGCGCTGGAAAACAACCGTGACCTGCGCACCGCCGTGCTCAATATCGAGGAGGCGCGCGCGCAATACCAGATCGCACGCGCCGATCTGCTGCCCAACCTGAACCTGTCGGGCAATGCGGCGCGCACCCGCACCGCCGCCAGCCAGTCCCTGACGGGACAGCCGACCATCAGCAACAGCTACCAGGTCGGCCTGGCTGTGCCTGCCTACGAGCTGGACTTTTTTGGCCGCGTGCGCAACTTGAAGGACGCGGCGCTGGCCAGCTACCTCTCCACCGAAGAAGCGCAGAAGTCGGCGCAGATCAGCCTGGTGGCGCAGGTGGCGCAAGCCTATCTGGCCGAACGTTCCTATGCCGAGCAGTTGAAGCTGGCCGATGAGACCCTCAAGTCGCGCCAGTCCAATCTCGATCTGGCGCAGAAGCGCCTGGACGTGGGCGCCAGCACCGCGCTGGATTTCCGCCTGACGCAAACCTTGGTGGAATCGGCCAGGGTCGCCAAGACCCAGCTGGAGCGCCAGCGTGCCCAGGCAGAGAATGCCCTGACGCTCCTGGTCGGCAAGAAGATCGGCGAGCTGCCGCCGGCGCAGTTGCTGTCAGATGAAAAGATCGTGACCGACATTCCCGCTGGCCTGCCTTCGGACCTGCTGACCAATCGTCCTGACATCCGCTCGGCCGAGCAGAGCCTGCTGGCTGCCAACGCCAATATCGGCGCGGCGCGCGCGGCATTCTTCCCGCGCATCTCGCTGACGGGCAACTTCGGCAGCGCCAGCAGCACGCTGGGCGGGCTGTTCGAAAGCGGTTCTGGCGCATGGAGCTTTGGCCCTTCGCTGTCCTTGCCGATTTTCGATTTTGGCCGTAACAGCGCCAATCTGGACTTGGCTGAAGTGCGCAAGAACAAGGCTGTCGTGACCTATGAAAAGGCTATCCAGACTGCATTCCGCGAGGTTGCGGATGCCTTGGTGGCGCGTGGTAGCCTGGATGAGCAGGTCAAGGCGCAGGAAGCTTTCCTGGCTGCCCAGCAGGAGCGTCTCAAGCTGACCGACCTGCGCTTCAAGAATGGCATCGCCTCGTCGCTGGATCAGCTCGATGCACAGCGCGACCTGTTCTCGGCGCAGCAAGCCCTGATCCAGGCGCGCCAGCTGCGGTTGAACAATGCCATTGATCTGTACAAGGCATTGGGAGGCGGCTTGAATGAAAACACGGTGAGTGTGGCGGCCAAGCAGTAA
- a CDS encoding UDP-glucose 4-epimerase family protein: protein MHILVTGASGFVGRALLSRLDSEGQHLLRGAFRPSSETVMDRERIERTVISGLDPETDWSAALHNIEAVVHCAARVHVMNETAGDPLAEFRRINLEGSLALARQAQQAGVQRFIFLSSIKVNGEQTSLGRPFTADDKPAPTDPYGISKMEAEQALLELGRTGKMQVVIIRPVLVYGPGVKANFLSMMRWLDKGMPLPLGGITHNRRSLVALDNLVDLITVCLAHPAAAGQVFLASDGEDLSTTGMLQRLGRALDKSPTLLPVPASWLTLAARLMGKKGIAQRLCGSLQVDISKNRELLGWSPPITVDAAFRKTVDAYRRA from the coding sequence ATGCATATTCTTGTCACAGGCGCATCGGGTTTCGTAGGCCGAGCTTTGCTCAGCCGCCTGGACTCGGAAGGACAACACCTTCTGCGAGGCGCATTTCGCCCGTCCTCCGAAACAGTCATGGATAGGGAACGCATCGAACGCACTGTCATTTCTGGCCTGGATCCTGAAACAGACTGGTCAGCAGCCTTGCATAATATAGAGGCGGTGGTCCATTGCGCAGCCCGGGTACATGTAATGAACGAAACAGCCGGTGATCCGCTGGCCGAATTCCGGCGCATCAATCTCGAGGGCAGCCTTGCCTTGGCGCGTCAGGCGCAGCAGGCTGGGGTGCAACGTTTCATTTTCCTCAGTTCCATCAAGGTCAATGGCGAACAAACCAGCCTTGGGCGGCCCTTCACCGCCGATGACAAGCCTGCTCCGACCGACCCTTATGGCATTTCCAAGATGGAGGCTGAGCAGGCATTGCTTGAATTGGGCCGCACGGGAAAGATGCAAGTGGTGATAATACGGCCGGTACTGGTCTATGGCCCGGGCGTGAAAGCCAACTTCCTGAGCATGATGCGCTGGCTGGACAAGGGTATGCCGCTGCCCCTGGGCGGCATCACCCACAACCGGCGCAGCCTGGTGGCGTTGGACAACCTGGTCGATTTGATTACTGTCTGCCTCGCTCACCCGGCTGCAGCCGGCCAGGTATTCCTGGCCTCGGACGGCGAAGACCTGTCCACTACCGGAATGCTCCAGCGGTTGGGCCGGGCGCTGGACAAGTCCCCCACCTTGCTGCCGGTACCGGCATCATGGCTGACGCTGGCGGCGCGCCTGATGGGCAAGAAAGGCATCGCGCAAAGACTCTGTGGCTCGTTGCAGGTCGACATCAGCAAGAACCGCGAATTGCTGGGCTGGTCACCGCCCATTACGGTAGATGCCGCCTTCAGGAAGACCGTGGACGCCTATCGGCGCGCATGA